One genomic region from Streptomyces sp. NBC_00582 encodes:
- a CDS encoding AAA family ATPase, translating to MLYVVTGPPAAGKSSWVEAHATGRDIVIDLDRITRALTAPGAPQWNQDPTVLRVAHRARYAAMEEAFAHRDEVGIYLIHTMPSAKWLARYARLDAQIVTVDPGRDIVMERIAAMRDPEMRRVASRWYGQRPASSAPGPMPQASRHW from the coding sequence GTGCTGTACGTCGTGACCGGCCCGCCGGCCGCGGGCAAGTCCAGCTGGGTCGAGGCGCACGCCACGGGCCGTGACATCGTCATCGACCTCGACCGCATCACGCGCGCCCTCACGGCCCCTGGCGCCCCGCAGTGGAACCAGGACCCCACCGTCCTGCGGGTGGCCCACCGCGCCCGGTACGCCGCCATGGAAGAAGCCTTCGCCCACCGGGACGAGGTCGGCATCTACCTGATCCACACGATGCCGAGCGCCAAGTGGCTGGCGCGGTACGCCCGCCTCGATGCTCAGATCGTGACCGTCGACCCGGGCCGCGACATCGTCATGGAGCGCATCGCAGCGATGCGTGACCCAGAGATGCGCCGGGTCGCGTCACGCTGGTACGGCCAGCGGCCGGCTTCCTCCGCCCCTGGCCCGATGCCCCAGGCCTCCCGGCACTGGTAG
- a CDS encoding HK97 family phage prohead protease, translating into MEPFIRSFPLEDIRVRAGGDGRTVEAYAAVFDTPTTIRDQDGHYNEVIDRRAFDRTLNQLAPAGSRTNWRVGVLYNHGRTLFGTPSERGAMPIGAPVDIKADNRGLLTVTRYNRTELADEVLENIREGSITAQSFSGGFLRSDPGRPPRGGWRPDSGGNLRTVRRQEVALREYGPTPFPAYPDAAVIGVRAEQAARLLAHLHPDEREQLVEMLRTGTPLETPPGEPPAGPPPAGDPTPGPAAEEPPAGHSARQKIAWAKVRAEIKARRAP; encoded by the coding sequence ATGGAACCGTTCATCCGCAGCTTCCCGCTGGAGGACATCCGTGTCCGAGCCGGCGGGGACGGCCGCACCGTCGAGGCGTACGCCGCGGTGTTCGACACCCCGACGACGATCCGCGACCAGGACGGCCACTACAACGAGGTCATCGACCGCAGGGCATTCGACCGCACCCTGAACCAGCTCGCCCCCGCAGGCAGCCGTACGAACTGGCGCGTGGGAGTCCTGTACAACCACGGCCGGACCCTGTTCGGTACGCCGTCGGAGCGCGGGGCCATGCCGATCGGTGCCCCGGTCGACATCAAGGCCGACAACCGCGGCCTGCTGACCGTGACCCGCTACAACCGCACCGAGCTGGCTGACGAGGTCCTGGAGAACATCCGCGAGGGTTCCATCACCGCGCAGTCGTTCAGCGGCGGGTTCCTGCGCTCCGACCCGGGCCGGCCGCCGCGCGGCGGCTGGCGGCCCGACAGCGGCGGCAACCTGCGCACCGTGCGGCGCCAGGAGGTCGCCCTGCGGGAGTACGGGCCCACTCCGTTCCCCGCGTACCCCGACGCCGCCGTGATCGGCGTACGCGCCGAGCAGGCCGCTCGCCTGCTCGCCCACCTTCACCCCGACGAGCGCGAGCAGCTCGTCGAGATGCTTCGGACCGGCACCCCGCTGGAGACGCCCCCGGGCGAGCCTCCGGCAGGCCCGCCGCCCGCCGGCGACCCCACCCCGGGCCCCGCCGCCGAGGAACCGCCCGCAGGGCACTCCGCTCGGCAGAAGATCGCATGGGCCAAGGTCCGTGCGGAGATCAAGGCCAGGAGGGCCCCGTGA
- a CDS encoding phage portal protein produces the protein MNLLQRAFRRFDLASALDDASWSVNGNTYFGMGRPAGGEERSSAWDFEAAVRFAYKRNGPVFALMLVRQLVFSEARFQFRQIRNGRPGELFGTPALSLLETPWAGGTTGKLLSRFIQDGDLNGNGFITNYNPGRLKRMRPDWTIIVTGSEEEPSLSGDAIDGDLVGYAYAPQGNWDDPVFLLPEQVAHFAPIPDPEYHFRGMSWLTPVVRDITADSAATSHKLKFFENGAMPQIIVSYDKEIGPDKFAKFKAAMEAAHVGLDNAYRTLYLGGGADVTIAGKDLHQLDFKVTQGAGESRLAAAAGVPPAIVGFSEGLAGSSLNAGNYTAARRRFADATMRPLWREAAGALSTLIDVPAGAELWYDERDVAFLREDSKDAAEIQGVKSRTIRQLMDAGFEPKSVIAAVEADDFALLRHTGLYSVQLQKPGSGQPTPAAQPTEEA, from the coding sequence GTGAACCTCCTTCAGCGCGCTTTCAGGCGCTTCGACCTGGCCTCGGCGCTCGATGACGCGTCCTGGTCGGTGAACGGCAACACCTACTTCGGGATGGGCCGCCCGGCGGGCGGCGAGGAGCGCTCCAGCGCCTGGGACTTCGAGGCCGCGGTCCGCTTCGCTTACAAGCGCAACGGGCCGGTGTTCGCCCTGATGCTGGTGCGTCAGCTGGTGTTCTCCGAGGCAAGGTTCCAGTTCCGGCAGATCCGCAACGGCCGCCCGGGCGAGCTGTTCGGAACACCGGCGTTGAGCCTGCTCGAGACGCCCTGGGCGGGCGGCACGACGGGCAAGCTGCTGTCCCGATTCATCCAGGACGGCGACCTCAACGGGAACGGGTTCATCACGAACTACAACCCCGGTCGGCTGAAGCGGATGCGGCCGGACTGGACGATCATCGTCACCGGCTCGGAAGAGGAGCCGTCCCTGTCGGGCGACGCCATCGATGGCGACCTGGTCGGGTACGCCTACGCCCCGCAAGGGAACTGGGACGATCCCGTGTTCCTGCTGCCCGAGCAGGTCGCGCACTTCGCTCCGATCCCGGATCCGGAGTACCACTTCCGGGGGATGTCGTGGCTGACGCCGGTGGTGCGGGACATTACCGCCGACAGTGCGGCGACGTCGCACAAGCTGAAGTTCTTCGAGAACGGCGCGATGCCGCAGATCATCGTGTCGTACGACAAGGAGATCGGCCCCGACAAGTTCGCCAAGTTCAAGGCCGCGATGGAGGCTGCGCACGTCGGCCTCGACAACGCCTACCGCACGCTCTACCTGGGCGGTGGCGCCGATGTGACGATCGCGGGCAAGGATCTGCACCAGCTGGACTTCAAGGTCACCCAGGGCGCCGGTGAGTCCCGCCTCGCGGCCGCGGCCGGCGTGCCCCCGGCGATCGTCGGGTTCTCCGAGGGCCTCGCCGGATCCTCGCTGAACGCCGGCAACTACACCGCGGCGAGGCGCAGGTTCGCCGACGCCACCATGCGCCCCCTGTGGCGCGAGGCCGCCGGCGCCCTGTCCACCCTGATCGACGTCCCCGCCGGCGCCGAGCTCTGGTACGACGAGCGCGACGTCGCGTTCCTGCGCGAGGACAGCAAGGACGCCGCCGAGATCCAGGGCGTGAAGAGCCGCACGATCCGGCAGCTGATGGACGCAGGCTTCGAACCCAAGTCCGTGATCGCCGCTGTCGAGGCTGACGACTTCGCTCTGCTGCGCCACACCGGCCTGTACTCCGTCCAGCTACAGAAGCCAGGCTCCGGGCAGCCCACCCCCGCCGCACAGCCCACCGAGGAGGCGTGA
- a CDS encoding terminase, with translation MRSPLSGTSAGPLPENGPPTADTRVYGRQVPPIQAAPPSVTSAGQEAIDLARKAGLKLDPWQQHVLRVAMGEKPDGSWAAEEVCVNVPRQNGKGAILEARVLWGLFIGGEKQILVSAHEFKTTTNTMKRIERLIRACPDLLKRVKAFHKTVGREGIELHDGRELKYIARSRGSGRGFTADCVIFDECMILGDDAMSALAPTSDAVENSQLWYLGSAGIGAPSQQMGRLRRRALAAIEAGVPDPVLAYFEWSIVPHVTECPKGCDKHDDIASVESLLKSNPAVGYRLQVDKSMHRRLTMGDALYARERLGVGDYPSDEADTWQVIGEEAWRSLAAAESAPEDPVAFAVDMTPERTHVSIAVAGPWRGGTHVEVVENRPGTGWFKERARDLTQKWGPRCWVIDPGSPAGSLIPDLKDALKADPEAEDEDDDPRLLAPIVQTKTRDVVNACGQFYDAVLEAKLSHLDQPPMATALAGAQKRELGDAWAWARRIVSVDISPLVAATLAKWGLTAEVEEPEEEPEPWAMYG, from the coding sequence ATGAGATCACCGCTCAGCGGGACAAGCGCCGGGCCGCTGCCCGAGAACGGGCCGCCGACGGCTGACACCCGCGTCTACGGCCGGCAGGTCCCGCCGATCCAGGCCGCGCCCCCGTCGGTGACGAGCGCGGGCCAGGAGGCCATCGACCTCGCGCGCAAGGCTGGGCTCAAGCTCGACCCCTGGCAGCAGCACGTGCTGCGCGTCGCCATGGGGGAGAAGCCCGACGGCAGTTGGGCGGCCGAAGAGGTCTGCGTCAACGTGCCCCGCCAGAACGGCAAGGGCGCGATTCTCGAAGCCCGGGTGCTGTGGGGCCTGTTCATCGGCGGCGAGAAGCAGATCCTCGTCTCCGCCCACGAGTTCAAGACCACGACGAACACGATGAAGCGCATCGAGCGCCTCATCCGCGCATGCCCTGACCTGCTCAAACGCGTCAAGGCGTTCCACAAGACCGTCGGGCGTGAGGGCATCGAGCTCCACGACGGGCGCGAGCTGAAGTACATCGCCCGCTCGCGCGGCTCCGGCCGCGGCTTCACCGCCGACTGCGTGATCTTCGACGAGTGCATGATCCTCGGCGACGACGCCATGTCCGCGCTGGCGCCCACCTCGGACGCCGTCGAGAACAGTCAGCTGTGGTACCTGGGAAGCGCCGGCATCGGCGCGCCCTCGCAGCAGATGGGCCGCCTGCGCCGACGGGCCCTCGCGGCCATCGAGGCCGGTGTGCCCGACCCGGTGCTGGCCTACTTCGAGTGGTCGATCGTGCCGCACGTGACCGAGTGCCCCAAAGGCTGTGACAAGCACGACGACATCGCCTCGGTGGAGTCCCTGCTGAAGTCCAACCCGGCGGTCGGCTACCGGCTGCAGGTCGACAAGAGCATGCACCGGAGGCTGACGATGGGCGACGCCCTGTACGCCCGTGAGCGGCTCGGCGTGGGCGACTACCCCTCGGACGAGGCCGACACCTGGCAGGTCATCGGCGAGGAGGCCTGGCGGTCCCTGGCGGCCGCCGAGTCGGCCCCCGAGGACCCGGTGGCGTTCGCCGTCGACATGACGCCCGAACGGACGCACGTGTCCATCGCGGTGGCCGGCCCCTGGCGGGGCGGGACGCACGTCGAGGTCGTCGAGAACCGGCCCGGTACGGGGTGGTTCAAGGAGCGGGCCCGGGACCTCACGCAGAAGTGGGGGCCGCGGTGCTGGGTCATCGACCCGGGCAGCCCGGCCGGCTCCCTGATTCCGGACCTGAAGGACGCGCTGAAGGCCGACCCCGAGGCTGAGGACGAGGACGACGACCCGCGTCTCCTGGCCCCGATCGTGCAGACGAAGACCCGCGACGTCGTCAACGCCTGCGGCCAGTTCTACGACGCCGTCCTCGAGGCGAAGCTGTCCCACCTGGACCAGCCGCCCATGGCGACGGCGCTGGCGGGCGCCCAGAAGCGTGAGCTCGGCGACGCCTGGGCGTGGGCGAGGCGGATCGTCTCGGTCGACATCAGCCCGCTGGTGGCGGCGACCCTCGCCAAGTGGGGGCTGACCGCCGAGGTCGAGGAGCCGGAGGAGGAGCCCGAACCGTGGGCGATGTACGGATGA